A region from the Arachis ipaensis cultivar K30076 chromosome B01, Araip1.1, whole genome shotgun sequence genome encodes:
- the LOC107610875 gene encoding protein NRT1/ PTR FAMILY 2.11-like, which yields MAFLLCGFGLLLIGAAGVRPCNLAFGADQFNPNTESGKKGVNSFFNWYFFTFTFAQMVSLTLIVYVQSNVSWALGLGIPAALMLLSVVVFFLGTKIYVKVQPSGSPITSIVQVLVVAIKKRGLKKLPQKEYPMLSLFNYVPPKSLNSRLPYTHQFRALDKAAIMTPQDKINPDGSAAEPWKLCSMQQVEEVKCLVRVLPIWFSAILYHLVIVQQHTILVFQALQSDRRVGHTNFKIPAASYYVFLMLCMTLWLPIYDRILVPLMRRVTGKEAGITLLQRMGIGIFLAILSMIVSAFVEGHRRSLALSSPIGMQPRKGAISSMSALVLIPQLALAGLSESFTAVGQVEFYYKQFPENMRSIGQSLFYCGMAGSSYLSTLLISIVHKTTAKSATGNWLPEDLNKGRLDYFYFMIAVLEVMNLGYFLMCSRWYKYKGNNDSYNNNSSIELNGVTETSETSINGV from the exons ATGGCGTTTCTTCTCTGCGGATTCGGCCTTCTTCTGATTGGTGCAGCCGGTGTTAGACCATGTAACTTAGCATTTGGTGCAGATCAATTCAATCCAAACACTGAATCAGGAAAAAAAGGCGTCAACAGCTTCTTCAATTGGTACTTCTTCACCTTCACCTTTGCACAAATGGTGTCCCTCACACTAATTGTGTATGTTCAATCAAATGTGAGTTGGGCCCTTGGTCTTGGAATCCCTGCGGCTTTGATGCTTCTTTCagttgtggtcttcttcttggGTACCAAGATTTATGTGAAGGTTCAACCAAGTGGTAGCCCCATAACTAGTATTGTGCAAGTTTTAGTGGTTGCAATCAAGAAAAGGGGACTCAAAAAACTACCTCAAAAAGAGTATCCAATGCTTTCACTCTTCAATTATGTCCCACCTAAGTCTTTGAACTCTAGGCTTCCTTACACTCATCAGTTCAG GGCACTGGACAAAGCTGCAATTATGACCCCACAAGATAAAATAAATCCTGATGGATCTGCAGCTGAACCATGGAAGCTTTGTAGCATGCAGCAAGTGGAAGAAGTGAAATGCTTGGTGAGGGTGTTACCTATTTGGTTCTCAGCAATTTTGTACCATTTAGTTATTGTTCAGCAGCACACTATTCTTGTGTTCCAAGCACTTCAATCAGATAGAAGAGTTGGCCACACCAACTTCAAGATCCCAGCTGCATCTTACTATGTTTTCCTCATGTTGTGTATGACTCTCTGGTTGCCAATCTATGACCGGATATTAGTCCCTTTGATGCGCCGAGTTACGGGAAAAGAAGCCGGCATCACGCTCCTTCAGAGGATGGGAATCGGCATATTCCTCGCTATACTTAGCATGATAGTGTCTGCTTTTGTTGAAGGACATAGAAGAAGCCTAGCTCTAAGCAGTCCTATAGGAATGCAGCCAAGAAAAGGCGCGATTTCATCGATGTCAGCACTTGTTTTGATTCCTCAATTGGCACTAGCAGGGCTATCTGAATCGTTCACTGCTGTTGGACAAGTTGAATTTTACTATAAGCAGTTCCCGGAGAACATGAGAAGCATTGGACAATCACTATTCTATTGTGGCATGGCAGGATCAAGTTACTTGAGCACTCTGTTGATCTCAATTGTTCATAAAACCACGGCCAAATCGGCCACTGGCAATTGGTTGCCGGAGGATCTTAACAAGGGTAGATTGGACTACTTCTATTTCATGATTGCAGTTCTAGAAGTCATGAATTTGGGGTACTTTTTGATGTGTTCAAGATGGTACAAATACAAAGGAAATAACGATagttataataataatagtagCATTGAACTTAATGGAGTAACTGAAACTTCTGAAACATCAATTAATGGTGTTTAA